Proteins encoded in a region of the Dreissena polymorpha isolate Duluth1 chromosome 6, UMN_Dpol_1.0, whole genome shotgun sequence genome:
- the LOC127836416 gene encoding IQ motif and ankyrin repeat domain-containing protein 1-like produces MPPKPAAAKTTPTKPATKAPTKAATDNKTPAKGVNATAPSKTGATTKAPSSGATKAGTAAKAAAPIKKVLVPEEIQLKEIAGVMNYGGAVGEKLKQSGRWMLIIDRNGNCGTFLKYRDVNMIQVTSQAQFATEPMRKALMGSLKFGKPAVLDISDSDQEKIMDVASEKYNEIYPECWTDLMDHSIMKDDNKWGKLYQENDPDDYDNKYDYHADQFQFIVLTNLDPASTAMENFFPVIVN; encoded by the exons ATGCCACCAAAACCTGCCGCCGCTAAGACGACACCGACCAAGCCGGCAACAAAGGCGCCGACGAAAGCCGCCACCGACAACAAAACGCCGGCTAAAGGCGTAAACGCCACCGCCCCTTCGAAGACCGGGGCCACTACAAAGGCACCTTCGAGTGGGGCTACAAAAGCTGGTACTGCGGCGAAAGCAG CGGCCCCCATCAAAAAGGTTTTAGTGCCGGAAGAGATACAGCTCAAGGAAATTGCTGGCGTCATGAACTATGGCGGCGCCGTCGGGGAGAAGCTCAAGCAGTCAGGACG ATGGATGCTCATCATTGACCGCAACGGAAACTGCGGGACGTTCCTAAAGTACCGTGACGTCAACATGATCCAGGTGACGTCACAAGCCCAGTTCGCCACGGAGCCTATGCGGAAAGCGCTTATGGGCAGTCTAAA GTTCGGCAAGCCAGCTGTGTTGGACATCTCAGACTCCGACCAGGAGAAGATTATGGATGTGGCGAGCGAAAAATACAACGAGATCTACCCCGAGTGCTGGACTGACCTGATGGATCACTCAATCATGAAGGACGATAACAA GTGGGGTAAACTGTACCAGGAAAACGATCCGGATGATTACGATAACAAGTACGATTACCATGCAGACCAGTTCCAGTTCATCGTGCTCACCAACCTTGACCCTGCATCCACAGCCATGGAGAACTTCTTTCCTGTTATTGTCAACTAG